From Salinibacterium sp. ZJ450, one genomic window encodes:
- a CDS encoding aldehyde dehydrogenase produces the protein MSATTLINPADESVIRQVEQTTVEETDVAIARAVAAQVGWARRSPADRAAALRRFAATIDMHIEQLAALEVLNSGHPIGQARWEAGHVRDVLTYYSAAPERLIGQQIPVAGGLDVTFLEPLGVVGVIVPWNFPMTIASWGFAPALAAGNAVLLKPAEWTPLTAMRIGELAVEAGLPDGLFQVLPGKGSVVGNRFVTHPAVRKVVFTGSTAVGKQVMAGCAQQVKRVTLELGGKSANIVFADADLEKAAATAPSAGFENAGQDCCARSRILVERSAVDRFMELLETAVKGVKVGTPGDEATEMGPLISREHWQKVASYVPDDAAVAFRGSAPDGPGFWFPPTVLLPTSRSDRTLREEIFGPVVSVVPFDDEVDAIGLANATDFGLSGSIFTRDVGRAIRVSRAVDSGNLSVNSHSSVRYSTPFGGFKQSGLGRELGPDAASAFTETKNVFISTD, from the coding sequence ATGAGCGCCACCACCCTGATCAACCCCGCGGACGAAAGCGTCATCCGGCAGGTCGAACAAACCACGGTCGAGGAGACGGATGTCGCGATCGCCCGGGCCGTGGCGGCCCAGGTCGGCTGGGCTCGCCGTTCCCCGGCGGATCGGGCCGCCGCGCTGCGGCGCTTCGCCGCGACGATCGACATGCATATCGAGCAGCTGGCCGCGCTCGAGGTGCTGAATTCCGGGCACCCGATCGGTCAGGCCCGCTGGGAAGCCGGGCACGTGCGCGACGTGCTCACCTACTACTCGGCCGCACCGGAACGGCTGATCGGCCAGCAGATTCCGGTTGCCGGCGGGCTGGATGTCACCTTCCTCGAGCCGCTCGGCGTGGTCGGGGTGATCGTGCCGTGGAACTTTCCGATGACGATCGCCTCGTGGGGGTTCGCGCCCGCGCTCGCCGCGGGCAACGCCGTGCTGCTGAAACCGGCAGAGTGGACCCCGCTCACCGCCATGCGGATCGGGGAGCTGGCCGTGGAGGCCGGACTGCCCGACGGGCTGTTCCAGGTGCTGCCAGGCAAGGGGTCGGTGGTGGGCAACCGGTTCGTGACGCACCCCGCGGTGCGCAAGGTGGTGTTCACCGGGTCGACCGCGGTGGGAAAACAGGTGATGGCCGGCTGCGCGCAGCAGGTGAAACGGGTCACCCTGGAGCTCGGCGGCAAGAGCGCCAACATCGTGTTCGCCGACGCCGACCTGGAGAAGGCGGCCGCCACCGCCCCCTCCGCCGGGTTCGAGAACGCCGGGCAAGACTGCTGCGCCCGCAGCCGCATCCTGGTCGAGCGCAGCGCCGTCGACCGCTTCATGGAGCTGCTCGAAACCGCGGTGAAGGGCGTAAAGGTGGGCACCCCCGGCGACGAGGCAACCGAGATGGGTCCGCTGATCTCCCGGGAGCACTGGCAGAAGGTGGCCTCCTACGTTCCGGATGACGCGGCGGTGGCGTTCCGCGGCAGCGCGCCGGACGGACCAGGATTCTGGTTCCCGCCCACCGTGCTGCTGCCGACCAGCCGTAGTGACCGGACGCTGCGCGAGGAGATCTTCGGCCCGGTGGTCTCCGTGGTGCCATTCGATGACGAGGTCGACGCGATCGGGCTGGCCAACGCCACCGACTTTGGGCTGAGCGGCTCGATCTTCACGCGCGACGTCGGCCGCGCCATCCGGGTGTCCCGTGCGGTTGACAGCGGCAACCTCTCGGTGAACTCGCACTCATCTGTGCGCTATTCCACCCCGTTCGGCGGGTTCAAGCAGAGCGGCCTGGGCCGGGAGCTCGGCCCCGACGCGGCGAGCGCGTTCACCGAGACCAAGAACGTGTTTATCAGCACCGACTGA
- a CDS encoding 3-oxoacyl-ACP reductase codes for MTITSIDLTQRLAGKVAIITGAGSGIGRATARRFAAEGATVVIADFDAAAGQAVADEVGGLFVQVDVSDQEQVDAAFQTVFEWYGSLDIAFNNAGISPADDDSIETTELPAWQKVQDVNLKSVYLCSRAALRYMVPQQRGSIINTASFVALLGSATSQISYTASKGGVLAMTRELGVQFARQGIRVNALCPGPVNTPLLQELFAADPERAERRLVHVPVGRFAEPEELAAAVAFLASDDASFITASTFTVDGGISAAYVTPL; via the coding sequence ATGACCATCACCTCGATCGATCTCACCCAGCGGCTGGCCGGCAAGGTGGCCATCATCACCGGCGCCGGCAGCGGCATCGGTCGCGCCACCGCCCGGCGGTTCGCCGCGGAGGGCGCGACGGTGGTGATCGCCGACTTCGACGCCGCCGCGGGGCAGGCGGTGGCCGACGAGGTCGGCGGCCTGTTCGTGCAGGTCGATGTGTCGGATCAGGAGCAGGTGGATGCCGCGTTCCAGACCGTGTTCGAGTGGTACGGGTCGCTCGATATCGCCTTCAACAACGCGGGGATCTCGCCGGCGGACGACGACTCGATCGAAACCACGGAACTGCCCGCGTGGCAGAAGGTGCAAGATGTCAACCTCAAGTCGGTGTACCTGTGCTCGCGCGCGGCGCTGCGCTACATGGTGCCGCAGCAGCGCGGCTCGATCATCAACACCGCGTCGTTCGTGGCGTTGCTCGGGTCGGCGACCAGTCAGATCTCGTACACCGCGTCGAAGGGCGGGGTGTTGGCGATGACGCGAGAACTCGGGGTGCAGTTCGCGCGGCAGGGCATCCGGGTGAATGCGCTCTGCCCCGGGCCGGTGAACACGCCGTTGCTGCAGGAGCTGTTCGCGGCGGACCCGGAACGCGCGGAGCGTCGGTTGGTGCACGTGCCCGTCGGACGCTTCGCCGAACCAGAGGAGCTGGCGGCCGCGGTGGCGTTCCTCGCCAGCGATGACGCCTCGTTCATCACCGCGTCGACGTTCACTGTCGACGGCGGCATCAGCGCGGCATACGTCACGCCGCTGTGA
- a CDS encoding glycine betaine/L-proline ABC transporter ATP-binding protein, translated as MTNSIAVKADHLYKVFGRKPREAVRKLSEGASRQDVANLGTAAVIDASFEVNQGEIFVIMGLSGSGKSTLIRMLNGLQDVTSGSVSVAGDPITGVSPAKLREVRRKSISMVFQHFALLPHRTVLDNVAYGLEIQGVPHEERLAKARKIVDIVGLAGWEDKLPSELSGGMQQRVGLARALAADTDVLLMDEAFSALDPLIRREMQEQLLELQSDLGKTIIFITHDLNEAMFLGDRIAVMRDGRIVQIGTPEDILTDPANDYVAQFVQDVDRARVLTAASVMEPARAIINITAGPRAALRTMRDLQTSATFVVGRNRVLEGAVRDREILRQVRAGDGDLSTALERDIATVTLDTPLVDLVESSVESDLPIAVVDDRNRLLGVIPRVTLLAALGNVSTTTGDVPVIEPPSTIPISIITETLRQSAVPEGSATDDAVLTEGGVR; from the coding sequence GTGACTAACTCGATCGCCGTCAAGGCAGATCATCTGTACAAAGTATTCGGCCGCAAACCACGCGAAGCAGTTCGCAAGCTCTCTGAGGGAGCGAGTCGACAAGACGTCGCGAACCTCGGTACCGCGGCCGTAATCGACGCCTCGTTCGAGGTGAACCAAGGCGAGATCTTCGTCATCATGGGACTCTCGGGCTCCGGCAAGTCGACGCTGATCCGCATGCTGAACGGACTGCAGGATGTGACATCCGGCTCCGTGTCGGTCGCCGGCGACCCGATCACCGGCGTCAGCCCCGCGAAACTGCGCGAGGTACGACGCAAGAGCATCTCCATGGTGTTCCAGCACTTCGCCCTGCTGCCGCACCGCACCGTGCTCGACAATGTGGCGTACGGGCTGGAGATCCAGGGCGTCCCGCACGAGGAACGACTCGCCAAGGCGCGCAAGATCGTCGACATCGTCGGACTCGCCGGCTGGGAGGACAAGCTGCCGTCGGAGCTGTCCGGTGGCATGCAGCAGCGCGTGGGTCTGGCCCGCGCGCTCGCCGCAGACACCGACGTGCTGCTGATGGACGAGGCGTTCTCCGCGCTCGACCCGCTGATCCGGCGTGAGATGCAGGAGCAGCTTCTCGAGCTGCAGTCCGACCTCGGCAAGACCATCATCTTCATCACCCACGACCTGAACGAAGCGATGTTCCTCGGTGACCGCATCGCCGTGATGCGCGACGGACGCATTGTGCAGATCGGCACACCGGAAGACATCCTCACCGACCCGGCGAACGACTATGTCGCCCAGTTCGTGCAGGACGTCGACCGTGCCCGCGTGCTCACCGCCGCGAGCGTCATGGAACCGGCGCGCGCCATCATCAACATCACCGCCGGACCCCGCGCGGCGCTTCGCACCATGCGCGACCTGCAGACCTCGGCCACCTTCGTCGTCGGCCGCAACCGCGTGCTCGAGGGCGCCGTGCGTGACCGCGAGATCCTGCGGCAGGTGCGAGCCGGTGACGGCGACCTCAGCACCGCGCTCGAACGCGACATCGCGACGGTCACGCTCGACACCCCGCTCGTCGACCTCGTCGAGTCGTCGGTCGAGAGCGACCTGCCCATCGCGGTGGTCGATGACCGCAACCGGCTGCTCGGCGTCATCCCGCGCGTCACCCTGCTCGCGGCGCTCGGCAACGTGTCGACCACGACCGGTGACGTGCCGGTGATCGAACCGCCGAGCACCATCCCGATCAGCATCATCACCGAAACGCTGAGGCAATCCGCCGTCCCGGAGGGCAGCGCAACGGATGACGCGGTCCTCACCGAAGGAGGTGTGCGATGA
- a CDS encoding gamma-glutamyl-gamma-aminobutyrate hydrolase family protein, which translates to MALNDSDINNSDTPRPVIGLTTYLEQASTGVWNVPASFLPRVYFEAVNRAGGIAVLLPPQPVSPEIARQVLGSLDGLIVSGGKDIDPARYGQEPHESTDAPRHDRDAWEDALLQAAIDTETPFLGICRGLQVLNVALGGTLHQHLPDVIGSNRYNLGGGIFNVNRVSVAQESLLADALAGDDSVAVKSYHHQAIDQLADGLRVTARSDDGLVQAVELPDVPFGLAVQWHPEEDVDSDIRLFEALVQAAAQHATERARA; encoded by the coding sequence GTGGCTTTGAACGACTCTGACATCAACAACTCCGACACCCCGCGGCCGGTGATCGGCCTCACCACTTACCTGGAACAGGCATCCACCGGGGTGTGGAACGTGCCGGCATCCTTCCTGCCCAGGGTGTACTTCGAGGCGGTGAACCGCGCCGGCGGCATCGCCGTGCTGCTGCCGCCGCAACCGGTGTCGCCCGAGATCGCACGCCAAGTGCTCGGCAGCCTCGACGGGCTGATCGTCTCCGGAGGCAAGGACATCGACCCCGCCCGGTATGGCCAGGAACCGCATGAGAGCACCGATGCGCCGCGCCATGACCGCGACGCGTGGGAAGACGCCCTGCTGCAGGCGGCGATCGACACCGAAACGCCGTTCCTCGGCATCTGTCGCGGGCTGCAGGTGCTGAACGTCGCCCTCGGCGGCACCCTGCACCAGCACCTGCCCGATGTGATCGGCAGTAACCGCTACAACCTCGGCGGCGGGATCTTCAACGTCAACCGGGTGTCGGTCGCGCAGGAGTCTCTGCTGGCCGATGCGCTGGCCGGCGACGACAGTGTCGCCGTGAAGTCCTACCACCACCAGGCGATCGACCAGCTGGCCGACGGGCTGCGGGTTACCGCCCGATCGGACGACGGCCTGGTGCAGGCGGTCGAGCTACCCGACGTGCCGTTCGGACTGGCGGTGCAATGGCATCCGGAGGAAGACGTGGACAGTGACATCCGCCTGTTCGAGGCGCTGGTGCAGGCGGCCGCGCAGCACGCGACCGAAAGGGCACGAGCATGA
- a CDS encoding FadR/GntR family transcriptional regulator, whose amino-acid sequence MSTNKIESPPAVADGQLDVVLRPVRSGIAFEDTVERLLQLVHLGIVAPGQSLPAERDLALRLTVSRDTVRDAIRVLTDAGYLTSRRGRYGGTFVTEAPAGAQKHAPPVAGEIDDVLGLRDILEVGAAHAAASRPLSAADRDQLTTRLGESSAAPHDQYRRLDSRLHLTIGELAGIPSLVPLLADNRMLVNLLLDAIPLLDRNLVHSNSQHEAIVLAILQGDANAAADAMREHLEGTAALLHGFLA is encoded by the coding sequence GTGAGCACGAACAAGATCGAGTCGCCTCCCGCCGTTGCTGACGGTCAGCTCGACGTCGTGTTGCGCCCGGTGCGGTCGGGCATCGCGTTCGAAGACACGGTGGAGCGCCTGCTGCAGCTTGTGCACCTGGGCATCGTCGCGCCGGGACAGTCGCTGCCTGCCGAGCGTGACCTCGCGCTCCGTCTCACCGTGAGCCGCGACACCGTGCGCGATGCGATCCGGGTGCTGACGGATGCCGGGTACCTCACCTCGCGTCGCGGTCGCTACGGCGGGACCTTTGTCACCGAGGCGCCAGCCGGCGCGCAGAAGCACGCTCCGCCCGTCGCGGGGGAGATCGACGACGTGCTCGGGTTGCGCGACATCCTCGAAGTGGGAGCGGCTCATGCCGCGGCGTCCCGCCCGCTCAGCGCCGCTGACCGCGACCAGCTGACAACTCGGCTCGGGGAGAGCAGCGCGGCTCCGCACGACCAGTACCGCAGGCTCGACTCCCGGCTGCACCTGACGATCGGGGAGCTGGCCGGAATTCCCTCGCTCGTGCCCCTGCTCGCCGACAACCGGATGCTAGTGAACCTGCTGTTGGACGCGATCCCGCTGCTGGACCGCAATCTGGTGCACTCGAACAGCCAGCACGAGGCAATCGTGCTGGCGATTCTCCAGGGCGACGCGAATGCCGCAGCCGACGCCATGCGGGAGCACCTCGAGGGAACGGCCGCCCTGCTGCACGGCTTCCTCGCCTAG